Proteins encoded within one genomic window of Episyrphus balteatus chromosome 1, idEpiBalt1.1, whole genome shotgun sequence:
- the LOC129921065 gene encoding anaphase-promoting complex subunit 13 — MDSQAPIEGYLLDIVDNKWREETLPFDQILVPTDKLPDPEADGTDSHLTLSEQEQRWTDLALSTLAPESGFSDQINLTGV, encoded by the exons ATGGACAGTCAG GCTCCAATTGAAGGTTACTTGTTGGATATTGTTGACAATAAGTGGCGTGAAGAAACTTTACCATTCGATCAGATTTTAGTTCCAACTGATAAATTACCCGATCCAGAAGCTGATGGTACTGATTCACATTTAACATTGAGTGAACAA gaACAAAGATGGACTGATCTTGCACTAAGCACATTGGCTCCAGAATCTGGATTTAGTgatcaaataaatttaactgGTGtctaa